In Bos indicus isolate NIAB-ARS_2022 breed Sahiwal x Tharparkar chromosome 19, NIAB-ARS_B.indTharparkar_mat_pri_1.0, whole genome shotgun sequence, the following proteins share a genomic window:
- the GIT1 gene encoding ARF GTPase-activating protein GIT1 isoform X1, with protein MSRKGPRAEVCADCSAPDPGWASISRGVLVCDECCSVHRSLGRHISIVKHLRHSAWPPTLLQMVHTLASNGANSIWEHSLLDPAQVQSGRRKANPQDKVHPIKSEFIRAKYQMLAFVHKLPCRDDDGVTAKDLSKQLHSSVRTGNLETCLRLLSLGAQANFFHPEKGTTPLHVAAKAGQTLQAELLVVYGADPGSPDVNGRTPIDYARQAGHHELAERLVECQYELTDRLAFYLCGRKPDHKNGHYIIPQMADSLDLSELAKAAKKKLQALSNRLFEELAMDVYDEVDRRENDAVWLATQNHSTLVTERSAVPFLPVNPEYSATRNQGRQKLARFNAREFATLIIDILSEAKRRQQGKSLGSPTDNLELSTRGQSDLDDQHDYDSVASDEDTDQEPLRSAGATRNNRARSMDSSDLSDGAVTLQEYLELKKALAASEAKVQQLMKVNSSLSDELRRLQREIHKLQAENLQIRQPPGPMPTPPLPSERAEHAPVGPGGSTHRRDRQAFSMYEPGSALKPFGVPPGDELTTRLQPFHSTELEDDAIYSVHVPAGLYRIRKGVSASAVPFTPSSPLLSCSQEGSRHTSKLSRHGSGADSDYENTQSGDPLLGLEGKRFLELGKEEDFHPELESLDGDLDPGLPSTEDVILKTEQVTKNIQELLRAAQEFKHDSFVPCSEKIHLAVTEMASLFPKRPALEPVRSSLRLLNASAYRLQSECRKTVPPEPGAPVDFQLLTQQVIQCAYDIAKAAKQLVTITTREKKQ; from the exons ACCCCGGCTGGGCCTCCATCAGCAGGGGTGTGCTGGTGTGTGACGAGTGCTGCAGCGTGCACCGGAGTCTGGGCCGCCACATCTCCATTGTCAAGCACCTCCGCCACAGCGCCTGGCCCCCCACCCTGCTGCAG ATGGTGCACACGCTTGCCAGCAACGGGGCCAACTCCATCTGGGAGCACTCCCTGCTGGACCCCGCGCAGGTGCAGAGCGGCCGGCGTAAAGCCAACCCCCAAGACAAAGTCCA CCCCATCAAGTCCGAGTTCATCAGGGCCAAGTACCAGATGCTGGCTTTTGTGCACAAGCTGCCCTGCCGGGACGATGACGGAGTCACCGCCAAAGACCTCAGCAAG CAACTGCACTCAAGCGTGCGAACGGGCAACCTGGAGACATGTCTGCGCCTGCTATCCCTGGGCGCCCAGGCCAACTTCTTCCACCCCGAAAAGGGCACCACACCTCTGCATGTGGCTGCCAAGGCAGGTCAGACGCTGCAGGCCGAGCTGCTTGTGGTGTATGGGGCTGACCCTGGCTCCCCAGATGTTAACGGCCGTACACCCATTGATTATGCCAG GCAGGCGGGGCACCATGAGCTGGCGGAACGGCTAGTCGAGTGCCAGTACGAGCTCACTGACCGGTTGGCCTTCTATCTCTGTGGGCGCAAGCCGG atcACAAGAATGGGCATTACATCATCCCACAGATGGCAGACAG CCTGGACCTGTCCGAGTTGGCCAAAGCTGCCAAGAAGAAGCTGCAGGCG CTCAGCAACCGGCTTTTTGAGGAACTAGCCATGGACGTGTATGACGAGGTGGATCGAAGGGAAAATGACGCTG tgTGGCTGGCGACCCAGAACCACAGCACCCTGGTGACCGAGCGCAGCGCCGTGCCCTTCCTGCCAGTGAACCCCGAGTACTCAGCCACACGGAATCAG gggCGACAGAAGCTGGCCCGCTTTAACGCCCGGGAGTTTGCCACCTTGATCATCGACATCCTCAGCGAGGCCAAGAGGAGACAGCAGGGCAAGAGCCTGGGCAGCCCCACAG ACAACCTCGAGCTGTCCACGCGGGGCCAGAGTGACCTGGACGACCAGCACGACTACGACAGCGTGGCCTCGGACGAGGACACAGACCAGGAGCCCCTGCGCAGTGCTGGTGCCACGCGGAACAACAGAGCTCGG AGCATGGACTCCTCAGACCTGTCAGACGGGGCTGTGACGCTGCAAGAGTACCTGGAGCTGAAAAAGGCCCTGGCTGCTTCCGAGGCCAAGGTGCAGCAGCTCATGAAGGTCAATAGCAGCCTGAGTGATGAGCTCCGGAGGCTGCagagggag ATCCACAAGCTGCAGGCCGAGAACCTGCAGATCCGGCAGCCACCAGGGCCGATGCCCACACCCCCCCTCCCCAGCGAGCGAGCTGAGCACGCACCCGTGGGGCCTGGCGGGAGCACCCACCGCAGGGACCGCCAGGCCTTTTCCATGTATGAACCAGGCTCTGCCCTGAAGCCCTTTGGGGTCCCGCCCGGGGACGAGCTCACCACCCGGCTCCAGCCTTTCCACAGCACC GAGCTGGAGGACGACGCCATCTATTCAGTGCACGTCCCTGCTGGCCTTTACCGG ATCCGGAAGGGGGTGTCGGCCTCAGCTGTGCCCttcactccctcctccccactgctgTCGTGCTCCCAGGAAGGAAGCCGCCACACG AGCAAGCTCTCCCGCCACGGCAGCGGCGCAGACAGTGACTATGAGAACACACAAAGTGGGGACCCGCTGCTGGG CCTGGAAGGGAAGAGGTTTCTGGAGCTGGGCAAGGAAGAGGACTTCCACCCGGAGCTGGAAAGCCTGGATGGCGACCTCGACCCTGGGCTTCCCAGCACGGAGGATGTCATCCTGAAGACGGAGCAGGTCACCAAGAACATTCAGGAGTTACTGCGGGCGGCCCAGGAATTCAAGCATGACAG CTTCGTGCCCTGCTCAGAGAAGATCCATTTGGCTGTGACTGAGATGGCCTCTCTCTTCCCGAAG AGGcccgccctggagcctgtgcgaAGCTCGCTGCGGCTGCTCAACGCCAGCGCCTACCGGCTGCAGAGCGAGTGCCGGAAGACGGTGCCCCCAGAGCCTGGCGCTCCCGTGGACTTCCAGCTGCTGACTCAGCAGGTGATCCAGTGCGCCTACGACATCGCCAAGGCCGCCAAGCAGCTGGTCACCATCACCACCCGCGAGAAGAAGCAGTGA
- the GIT1 gene encoding ARF GTPase-activating protein GIT1 isoform X3, whose amino-acid sequence MSRKGPRAEVCADCSAPDPGWASISRGVLVCDECCSVHRSLGRHISIVKHLRHSAWPPTLLQMVHTLASNGANSIWEHSLLDPAQVQSGRRKANPQDKVHPIKSEFIRAKYQMLAFVHKLPCRDDDGVTAKDLSKQLHSSVRTGNLETCLRLLSLGAQANFFHPEKGTTPLHVAAKAGQTLQAELLVVYGADPGSPDVNGRTPIDYARQAGHHELAERLVECQYELTDRLAFYLCGRKPDHKNGHYIIPQMADRSRQKCMSQSLDLSELAKAAKKKLQALSNRLFEELAMDVYDEVDRRENDAVWLATQNHSTLVTERSAVPFLPVNPEYSATRNQGRQKLARFNAREFATLIIDILSEAKRRQQGKSLGSPTDNLELSTRGQSDLDDQHDYDSVASDEDTDQEPLRSAGATRNNRARSMDSSDLSDGAVTLQEYLELKKALAASEAKVQQLMKVNSSLSDELRRLQREIHKLQAENLQIRQPPGPMPTPPLPSERAEHAPVGPGGSTHRRDRQAFSMYEPGSALKPFGVPPGDELTTRLQPFHSTELEDDAIYSVHVPAGLYRIRKGVSASAVPFTPSSPLLSCSQEGSRHTSKLSRHGSGADSDYENTQSGDPLLGLEGKRFLELGKEEDFHPELESLDGDLDPGLPSTEDVILKTEQVTKNIQELLRAAQEFKHDSFVPCSEKIHLAVTEMASLFPKRPALEPVRSSLRLLNASAYRLQSECRKTVPPEPGAPVDFQLLTQQVIQCAYDIAKAAKQLVTITTREKKQ is encoded by the exons ACCCCGGCTGGGCCTCCATCAGCAGGGGTGTGCTGGTGTGTGACGAGTGCTGCAGCGTGCACCGGAGTCTGGGCCGCCACATCTCCATTGTCAAGCACCTCCGCCACAGCGCCTGGCCCCCCACCCTGCTGCAG ATGGTGCACACGCTTGCCAGCAACGGGGCCAACTCCATCTGGGAGCACTCCCTGCTGGACCCCGCGCAGGTGCAGAGCGGCCGGCGTAAAGCCAACCCCCAAGACAAAGTCCA CCCCATCAAGTCCGAGTTCATCAGGGCCAAGTACCAGATGCTGGCTTTTGTGCACAAGCTGCCCTGCCGGGACGATGACGGAGTCACCGCCAAAGACCTCAGCAAG CAACTGCACTCAAGCGTGCGAACGGGCAACCTGGAGACATGTCTGCGCCTGCTATCCCTGGGCGCCCAGGCCAACTTCTTCCACCCCGAAAAGGGCACCACACCTCTGCATGTGGCTGCCAAGGCAGGTCAGACGCTGCAGGCCGAGCTGCTTGTGGTGTATGGGGCTGACCCTGGCTCCCCAGATGTTAACGGCCGTACACCCATTGATTATGCCAG GCAGGCGGGGCACCATGAGCTGGCGGAACGGCTAGTCGAGTGCCAGTACGAGCTCACTGACCGGTTGGCCTTCTATCTCTGTGGGCGCAAGCCGG atcACAAGAATGGGCATTACATCATCCCACAGATGGCAGACAG ATCTCGGCAAAAGTGCATGTCTCAGAG CCTGGACCTGTCCGAGTTGGCCAAAGCTGCCAAGAAGAAGCTGCAGGCG CTCAGCAACCGGCTTTTTGAGGAACTAGCCATGGACGTGTATGACGAGGTGGATCGAAGGGAAAATGACGCTG tgTGGCTGGCGACCCAGAACCACAGCACCCTGGTGACCGAGCGCAGCGCCGTGCCCTTCCTGCCAGTGAACCCCGAGTACTCAGCCACACGGAATCAG gggCGACAGAAGCTGGCCCGCTTTAACGCCCGGGAGTTTGCCACCTTGATCATCGACATCCTCAGCGAGGCCAAGAGGAGACAGCAGGGCAAGAGCCTGGGCAGCCCCACAG ACAACCTCGAGCTGTCCACGCGGGGCCAGAGTGACCTGGACGACCAGCACGACTACGACAGCGTGGCCTCGGACGAGGACACAGACCAGGAGCCCCTGCGCAGTGCTGGTGCCACGCGGAACAACAGAGCTCGG AGCATGGACTCCTCAGACCTGTCAGACGGGGCTGTGACGCTGCAAGAGTACCTGGAGCTGAAAAAGGCCCTGGCTGCTTCCGAGGCCAAGGTGCAGCAGCTCATGAAGGTCAATAGCAGCCTGAGTGATGAGCTCCGGAGGCTGCagagggag ATCCACAAGCTGCAGGCCGAGAACCTGCAGATCCGGCAGCCACCAGGGCCGATGCCCACACCCCCCCTCCCCAGCGAGCGAGCTGAGCACGCACCCGTGGGGCCTGGCGGGAGCACCCACCGCAGGGACCGCCAGGCCTTTTCCATGTATGAACCAGGCTCTGCCCTGAAGCCCTTTGGGGTCCCGCCCGGGGACGAGCTCACCACCCGGCTCCAGCCTTTCCACAGCACC GAGCTGGAGGACGACGCCATCTATTCAGTGCACGTCCCTGCTGGCCTTTACCGG ATCCGGAAGGGGGTGTCGGCCTCAGCTGTGCCCttcactccctcctccccactgctgTCGTGCTCCCAGGAAGGAAGCCGCCACACG AGCAAGCTCTCCCGCCACGGCAGCGGCGCAGACAGTGACTATGAGAACACACAAAGTGGGGACCCGCTGCTGGG CCTGGAAGGGAAGAGGTTTCTGGAGCTGGGCAAGGAAGAGGACTTCCACCCGGAGCTGGAAAGCCTGGATGGCGACCTCGACCCTGGGCTTCCCAGCACGGAGGATGTCATCCTGAAGACGGAGCAGGTCACCAAGAACATTCAGGAGTTACTGCGGGCGGCCCAGGAATTCAAGCATGACAG CTTCGTGCCCTGCTCAGAGAAGATCCATTTGGCTGTGACTGAGATGGCCTCTCTCTTCCCGAAG AGGcccgccctggagcctgtgcgaAGCTCGCTGCGGCTGCTCAACGCCAGCGCCTACCGGCTGCAGAGCGAGTGCCGGAAGACGGTGCCCCCAGAGCCTGGCGCTCCCGTGGACTTCCAGCTGCTGACTCAGCAGGTGATCCAGTGCGCCTACGACATCGCCAAGGCCGCCAAGCAGCTGGTCACCATCACCACCCGCGAGAAGAAGCAGTGA
- the GIT1 gene encoding ARF GTPase-activating protein GIT1 isoform X2 gives MSRKGPRAEVCADCSAPDPGWASISRGVLVCDECCSVHRSLGRHISIVKHLRHSAWPPTLLQMVHTLASNGANSIWEHSLLDPAQVQSGRRKANPQDKVHPIKSEFIRAKYQMLAFVHKLPCRDDDGVTAKDLSKQLHSSVRTGNLETCLRLLSLGAQANFFHPEKGTTPLHVAAKAGQTLQAELLVVYGADPGSPDVNGRTPIDYARQAGHHELAERLVECQYELTDRLAFYLCGRKPDHKNGHYIIPQMADRSRQKCMSQSLDLSELAKAAKKKLQALSNRLFEELAMDVYDEVDRRENDAVWLATQNHSTLVTERSAVPFLPVNPEYSATRNQGRQKLARFNAREFATLIIDILSEAKRRQQGKSLGSPTDNLELSTRGQSDLDDQHDYDSVASDEDTDQEPLRSAGATRNNRARSMDSSDLSDGAVTLQEYLELKKALAASEAKVQQLMKVNSSLSDELRRLQREIHKLQAENLQIRQPPGPMPTPPLPSERAEHAPVGPGGSTHRRDRQAFSMYEPGSALKPFGVPPGDELTTRLQPFHSTELEDDAIYSVHVPAGLYREGSRHTSKLSRHGSGADSDYENTQSGDPLLGLEGKRFLELGKEEDFHPELESLDGDLDPGLPSTEDVILKTEQVTKNIQELLRAAQEFKHDSFVPCSEKIHLAVTEMASLFPKRPALEPVRSSLRLLNASAYRLQSECRKTVPPEPGAPVDFQLLTQQVIQCAYDIAKAAKQLVTITTREKKQ, from the exons ACCCCGGCTGGGCCTCCATCAGCAGGGGTGTGCTGGTGTGTGACGAGTGCTGCAGCGTGCACCGGAGTCTGGGCCGCCACATCTCCATTGTCAAGCACCTCCGCCACAGCGCCTGGCCCCCCACCCTGCTGCAG ATGGTGCACACGCTTGCCAGCAACGGGGCCAACTCCATCTGGGAGCACTCCCTGCTGGACCCCGCGCAGGTGCAGAGCGGCCGGCGTAAAGCCAACCCCCAAGACAAAGTCCA CCCCATCAAGTCCGAGTTCATCAGGGCCAAGTACCAGATGCTGGCTTTTGTGCACAAGCTGCCCTGCCGGGACGATGACGGAGTCACCGCCAAAGACCTCAGCAAG CAACTGCACTCAAGCGTGCGAACGGGCAACCTGGAGACATGTCTGCGCCTGCTATCCCTGGGCGCCCAGGCCAACTTCTTCCACCCCGAAAAGGGCACCACACCTCTGCATGTGGCTGCCAAGGCAGGTCAGACGCTGCAGGCCGAGCTGCTTGTGGTGTATGGGGCTGACCCTGGCTCCCCAGATGTTAACGGCCGTACACCCATTGATTATGCCAG GCAGGCGGGGCACCATGAGCTGGCGGAACGGCTAGTCGAGTGCCAGTACGAGCTCACTGACCGGTTGGCCTTCTATCTCTGTGGGCGCAAGCCGG atcACAAGAATGGGCATTACATCATCCCACAGATGGCAGACAG ATCTCGGCAAAAGTGCATGTCTCAGAG CCTGGACCTGTCCGAGTTGGCCAAAGCTGCCAAGAAGAAGCTGCAGGCG CTCAGCAACCGGCTTTTTGAGGAACTAGCCATGGACGTGTATGACGAGGTGGATCGAAGGGAAAATGACGCTG tgTGGCTGGCGACCCAGAACCACAGCACCCTGGTGACCGAGCGCAGCGCCGTGCCCTTCCTGCCAGTGAACCCCGAGTACTCAGCCACACGGAATCAG gggCGACAGAAGCTGGCCCGCTTTAACGCCCGGGAGTTTGCCACCTTGATCATCGACATCCTCAGCGAGGCCAAGAGGAGACAGCAGGGCAAGAGCCTGGGCAGCCCCACAG ACAACCTCGAGCTGTCCACGCGGGGCCAGAGTGACCTGGACGACCAGCACGACTACGACAGCGTGGCCTCGGACGAGGACACAGACCAGGAGCCCCTGCGCAGTGCTGGTGCCACGCGGAACAACAGAGCTCGG AGCATGGACTCCTCAGACCTGTCAGACGGGGCTGTGACGCTGCAAGAGTACCTGGAGCTGAAAAAGGCCCTGGCTGCTTCCGAGGCCAAGGTGCAGCAGCTCATGAAGGTCAATAGCAGCCTGAGTGATGAGCTCCGGAGGCTGCagagggag ATCCACAAGCTGCAGGCCGAGAACCTGCAGATCCGGCAGCCACCAGGGCCGATGCCCACACCCCCCCTCCCCAGCGAGCGAGCTGAGCACGCACCCGTGGGGCCTGGCGGGAGCACCCACCGCAGGGACCGCCAGGCCTTTTCCATGTATGAACCAGGCTCTGCCCTGAAGCCCTTTGGGGTCCCGCCCGGGGACGAGCTCACCACCCGGCTCCAGCCTTTCCACAGCACC GAGCTGGAGGACGACGCCATCTATTCAGTGCACGTCCCTGCTGGCCTTTACCGG GAAGGAAGCCGCCACACG AGCAAGCTCTCCCGCCACGGCAGCGGCGCAGACAGTGACTATGAGAACACACAAAGTGGGGACCCGCTGCTGGG CCTGGAAGGGAAGAGGTTTCTGGAGCTGGGCAAGGAAGAGGACTTCCACCCGGAGCTGGAAAGCCTGGATGGCGACCTCGACCCTGGGCTTCCCAGCACGGAGGATGTCATCCTGAAGACGGAGCAGGTCACCAAGAACATTCAGGAGTTACTGCGGGCGGCCCAGGAATTCAAGCATGACAG CTTCGTGCCCTGCTCAGAGAAGATCCATTTGGCTGTGACTGAGATGGCCTCTCTCTTCCCGAAG AGGcccgccctggagcctgtgcgaAGCTCGCTGCGGCTGCTCAACGCCAGCGCCTACCGGCTGCAGAGCGAGTGCCGGAAGACGGTGCCCCCAGAGCCTGGCGCTCCCGTGGACTTCCAGCTGCTGACTCAGCAGGTGATCCAGTGCGCCTACGACATCGCCAAGGCCGCCAAGCAGCTGGTCACCATCACCACCCGCGAGAAGAAGCAGTGA